The genomic segment GGCTGGCCGTCCTCGTGGGAGATCAATCAACGGCAGGACCAGACGCCTGGGTCTTCTTGACTGTAGAGGCATAGGAGAGTGTGGCAGGCCTGTCACCATATAGACCACATTGACTCCAGCGGTGAGCCTGGAAGGCCAAGGACGGGTCACAACCGCGCGTCCTCACCCTGCTTGAGCGGCGTTTGCTTTGGGTCAAGCCGTTCCACCCCTTCAAGACCAGGAGGGTCAATCCACCTGAAGCGGCGGTGAGAAAGAGAGGCCTGGCCAGACTCAACTGTCCTTACGGTTCCATTCCAGCGTGCCCTTCTCGCGTTGTCAGCACGGCGCGACTTGCATCTGCCAGTGGCAGGTGGCCCAGTCCCAAGATCAGCAGTGTGGTCACCAGCCTCGCGAACAGCAGGATCAGTTCAGGATTCCTGCCGTTCATCAGGTGGCTTCCCTGGTGAGGTCCGGCCTGAGGCGTTGGGCAATCCGCTACCAATGTACGGCCAGGTGCACGCCGATAAGGAGGATCGTCAGGGTGGCTGACGCCTTGTGCACGCTCAACCAGAAGTTGTTGGGAACGACGGTTCAACTCAGCAGGGGGAGCAGCGCTCCGCTGATCATCAGACCAGATCCACCGATCGGAAGCATCGTGAAAAACAGGGCCAGGTTGAACCACTTGGCAAAGGTCGTCTGCCCGGGGCGTTTGCGGTTGGACGGCTTGAACACACGCACCACCCATTTCCAGCGCCAGATCACGTGGAAGAACAGCGGCGCGAAAATCACGAGGCCCAGCCATTCGTGAAGGGGAATGCCCGTAGTCGTAGAGGCACCCGCGAGCATGAAGGTGACGAACAACACCAGGTAGAGTCGCCCGTTTCGCCAAGTCACGTCCGTCTTTCTGGGGACGTTCCATTCACAACTTCACCCTGGTACTGAAGTGCGGGACACTTCTGGGAAAGGCGGGCTTAACGGACGAGGACATGATGATCTTCTGAGCTGGCTGGGACGAGAAAAGACGGCGCCTGTCTCCGAGCCCTGGAAGCGTCCGTCTGAGTGACTGAGGGTGACGGGCTTGGTCCCAGCCCTTCCGTCGCCTGCTCCAGGGGGAGAACGCCGGAACCCACAACCTTAGGCTCTGCGCGGGTCAGGAGGAGAAGGGAGCGATCCAGAAACGGCCGATAAACACCAGGAGAGCCAGGATGGCGAGCACGAGCGTTGGTGCGGCGGCTTCACGCCGTTTGACGTGGACGTTCGCGGCGCCGAGCATCAGCACGGCCAGGGCGAGGGCGGCAATTGGGGTGAGCCACGGCAGGATGCCTAAGGCAGCGGGAAGGAGGAGGCCCAGACCTCCAAGGACCTCGGCGAGACCGATCAAGCGGATGGAGTTGGCGTCGAAATCGTTGATCCATCCCATAGCGGGTGGCACTACAGCAGGTTTGGGTCTGGCAAGTTTGTTGAGGCCTGCTCCGAGGAAGACGAGGGCGAGGAGGGCCTGCAGGACCCAGAGGGCGATGTGCATCGAAGACTCCTTGTTGGATGATGGCTCGTTACTGCATTCAAGTTATAAGTTGTAACACCTCTTGTCAATCCACTCTTCTTATCCACTTTGGAGGGCGGGCAGCAAGGATCGACAAAGCGGCATGTCTGGGATCCCTGAGGCATCCCCCAACACTCACAGTGGCTTATTACCGCCCTGGAACCGCATTATCACCACGAGCAGGCCTGCCACGGCTTTTCTATTATGGTGGTCGCCTCTGGGGAGGCGCATGGAATTCCCTCTTGCTTTTCTATGTTCCAACATCTAATATAGGTGGCATAGGAAGCACGTAGTCGGCCACAAGGGCCAAAACACAGCCTGGGTTACCGCCCTGTAGATGTCACACCACCTAGACGCGCTGTAAGGAGTTCCCATGATTCTTCCCGCCACAATCCCCTACCTACAACTTTCCGCCGACCGTATCGGTGCCAATCCCCCGCACCACACCCTCCCCGGTACTGTCCGGCTCAGCACCGTGACTCTCCAGATCAACAACCTCGACGCGTCCGTCGACTACTACACCCGCGTCATCGGCCTCACCCTTCACGAGCAAAGCGAAGTGGATGGCCAGCGCCGCGCCCGCCTCGGTACACCCGACGGTGAGATCTTTCTGGAGCTGCGCGAAAAGCCGGGCGTGAAGTACGCTCCTCACCGCGGCCGGCTCGGCATTTACCACTTCGCCCTGCTGCTCCCGACCCGTGACGACCTCGCCCGCTTTGTCCGCAACGCGCTGGACCTCGGCGTGCACGTTGGAAGCGGCGACCACCACTACAGTGAAGCGACGTACCTCAAGGACCCTGACGGCATCAGCATCGAGGTGTACCGTGACCGCCCCCGCGAGGATTGGCAAGTCACCGAGGGTGGAGAGATCGTTGGTCGCGGCGATCCCCTCGACCTGGAAGCCCTGAAAATCTCAGCTGGCGATAGCCCCTGGACGGGCCTTCCCAACGGCACCACCATCGGCCACATGCACTTCTACATCGGTGACATCGCCGAAGGTGAGCGCTTCTACCACGCTGGGCTGGGCTTCCCCAAAGTCACCTGGTCCTTTATCGCCCCCTCGGGCCTCTTCGTCGGCGCCGGTGGCTACCACCACCACATCGGCCTGAACACCTGGGCTGCCGGTAGCCCCCCCTCCGGCGAGAACGATGCCCGCCTGCTCACCTGGGACCTGATCCTCCCCGATCAAACCACGTTGGAGCAGACCGTGCAGAGCCTGCAAACGGAAGGCTTTGAGGTGACGGCCACGCCCGAAGGCCCCGTTGCCAATGACCCCTGGGGCATCACCGTCCGTCTCCGCACCGCCTGACCTCTCCAGTATCCTTCACTTCCTCCGGGAGCACACCATGACCACGAACAGCACTGCCATCCCTTCTGACAAGGCTCAGAAGCTCACAGGACAAGAATTTGCCACCTTCGGCGCCGTTCACCTCGACGTCACGAACCTGCAACGCTCTGTGGAATTCTGGCGGTCATATATCGGCCTGCAAGTGCGCAGCGCGACCGCCGACTCAGCCGAGTTGGGCACTGCAAGCACCACGTTGGTTGTCCTGCACGCCACCGCCAAGACGCCCTTCAAGAACGGTTACAGCGGCATCTATCACCTCGCCATACACCCTTCCAATGAAGTGGAGTTCGCCCGGGTGTTGGCCCGCCTCATCACCAAGCGCTACCCCATCTCGCCCACGGACCATACGATGTCCAAAGCCCTCTACATGGAGGACCCGGACGGGATCACCGTGGAAGTCACGCTGGAAACGCCCGAGCGCATGGCCCGCCTGGAGTTCGGTCCCCGGGGCCCGGTCGCCATCGATACCGACGGCACCGTGCGCGCCGCATCGGCCGCCTTGGATGTGGAGGCGGTACTGAAGGCTTTGCCTGACCACGACTTGACCCAGCCCCTGGCTGACGGTACGAAGGTGGGGCACGTGCATCTGTATGTGTCGGACGTGGAGGCGGCCCACCGGTTCTACAAAGGCCTGGGCTTTCTGGACAATATGTATCTGCCCCAGTACGGCATGGCCGACCTCGGTGCCGGGGGCGCCTTTGGACACCGCATCGCAGTCAATGCCGGGCAGACCCGCGGTCGGCCGCAGGCACCGATCGGCACCGCCGGACTCCGGTACTACACCATCCGGTTCGACACCCAGGAGCGCCTGAAGGCGGCCCTGCAAACGGTGCCCTCCGCCCAGGAGCAGGCCGATGGATTCCTGATTGCAGACCCCGCCGGCAACAAAGTCCTTCTGACCGCTTAATTGGGGCAAGATCGGGCACCCGTCTGATCCCACTTCAGAAGAACGTGAAGTCTGCCTTCCCTGCACAACGTATGAAGGGGGAGGGCAAGGTCCGCCAGAAGGTTAGAGGAAGAGGAGACCCTGGAGGCCCCATTCAGTTCTTGTCGGCACACGGACACCGTACGGTGTCCGTGTGTTTTGCACTTGATCCCTTGACGCGCTTCGCGAACCTCTTTTCCCGGATGAACGCGACGGCGAAGCCTCCTTAAAGCGTCGAGACCCGCTTCGTCAGGTGAGCACTGTGCCTTCCCTGGAAGGCGCGCTTGGTGCCGCTTCAGATCTCCACGGATGGTCCTCCAAAAGGCGGGAGTCGGTACCCTCAGGCCTCACCTGAATCGGAAGATGGTGTCGTAACACCAGATGTTATTTAATAAGGGGGGAGCGATGCCCACGTACTCCGTCCCGCGAATCTCTATGCCACATGGGACGGTAGAGCACGATTCCTGGCGACCACCTCCTCTGGATACTCCTTGACCTGAAGCAGACACCCCCTTGCATTTCTATGTTGCAACATCTAATATATGGGACATAAGCAGCAGGCAACCGAAGGGGGGCCACTAAGGCCTCTCTTAAGTGAAGCCTAATAGGTGTTACACCACTTAGCATATCAACAAGGAGCTTCTCTGATTCTTCCTCCCACGACTCCCCTGCAACCTACGGCCCGAAGTCCAAGAACAGAAGACTTTGATGTGACCTCCACGCCTGAGGGCCCAGTCACCAATCACCTCTGGGGCCTCACCAGTCACCTCTATACCGTTTAATCCCTCGCTCCCATTCATCTGCTTCAGGAGACCACCATGACCACGATCAACAGCCAGGCCAGCACCCCCGTCCGTTCCAGCAAAGCCCTCAACATCACCCTCTGGGTCCTGCAAGTCCTCCTCGCCGCCGCCTTCCTGATGACCGGCCTGATGAAGCTCGCCATGCCCCTCACCCAGGTCGCCCAGAGCCTGCCCTGGGTCAACGACGTCCCCGCCGCCCTCGTACGCTTTATCGGTCTCGCGGAGTTCGCCGGTGCACTGGGTCTGATCCTGCCCGCTGCCACCCGTATCCGCCCCAACCTCACGCCCCTGGCGGCCCTCGGCCTGGTGGCCGTACTCGTCCTCGCCGCCGCGTTCCACGTCAGCCGCGGCGAAGCCATGATGGTCCCTATGAACCTGATCCTGGCCGCCCTCGCTGGCGTCGTGGCCTGGGGCCGCACCCGCAAGGCCCCTATCCAGTCCCGCTAAGCCCGTCCAGAACATCGAGGAAACCTGACATGACCCAGTCCGTCCAGCAACCCGCCCGCGTCACGCCCATCGACCCGAAGCTCACCCTCGGCGAAGTCGCCCTGACCGTCCGTCAGATGGACCGCACCGTACAGTTCTACACCCAAGTTCTGGGCCTGACCCTGCTCGCCCGTGACGCGGCGCGCGCGGTGCTGGGTACGGCGGACGGACACCCCCTGGTGACCCTGCGTCACGCTCCTGGTGCGCCTCTGCCTCCTGTGAACGCCACGGGCCTGTATCACCTGGCGATCGCCTTTCCCACCCGACCCGACCTCGCCCGCTGGCTGCAACATGCCTCCGCACTCGGGTTGCAACTCGGACAGTCCGACCACCTCACGCACGAAGCGTTCTACTTCGACGATCCTGAGGGCAACGGCATCGAGATTTACGTGGACTGGCCGCAGGAGCAGTGGCCCTTCAAGGACGGCAAGTTCACCGCGGACGCTGCTGTGAGAAAGGGCATCGACATCCAGGACCTGCTCGGCACCCTCGCGCCGGAGGGTGCGGGCTGGACGGGCGCACCGATCGGCACACGCATGGGACACGTTCACCTCAAGATGAGCGACCCCAGGGCGACCCGGGCCTTCTACGAGGCGGTCATGGGCTTCGACATCGGCTTCGACGACATGGGCGCGGTATTTGCCGGAGCGGGCGGGTACCACCATCATGTGGGCAACAACACTTGGCACAGCCAGGGCGGTCGCAAGCCGCTTCAGGGTGCACAAGGCCTGCACCACTACACCATTGAGCTGTCGAGTGAGGCGGAACTCGCCGCCGTCACGGGCCGGCTCAACGCTGCGGGGATCGCAGTACGTGAGGAAGCCGCAGGCCACGTCACGCACGACCCCTCGGGCAACCGGGTGCTGCTCCGCGCCGCGCCGTCCACCGCCGAGAGTGCCCTCGCGGCCCTCACAAGCTCGTAAACCTCGCCCTTCTTCCCTATCTAGGAGATCCCATGTCCAGATTGACTTTCGCACTCCTCGTTGCTGCCGCTGCCGGCGCCGCCTTGTTCCTCAACCGCCGCCGCGCGGCTGCGGACTCCCCTTCGACCGCTCCCGCAACGCCCGTCCCTGCCGAAGCCCCTTCCACCGCTTCAGCAACGCCCGTTCCCGCCACCGTCACCCCTTCGCCCGTGACCCAAAAGAAACAGACCATGCGCGCCCTGAACGTCCCCGCCGCCGGCGAACAACCCCAGCTCTCCGACGTGCCTACCCCCGTGCCCACCGAAGGCACCGTCCTGATCCGGGTCAAGGCGGCTGGTCTGAACCCCATCGACAACGCTGTCGCTGCCGGCATGCTCGCCCATTGGGGCCTGCCCTACCAGTACCCTACGGTGATCGGCCGGGACGCTGCCGGTGTGGTCGAGGCCGTCGGTGAAGGCGTGGACCACGTCAAGGTGGGCGATGAAGTGCTGGGCCACGTGCTGCTCGCCCCGCCCATTTCCGCCGGCACGCTCGCCGAGTACGCACTGCTCCCCGCTGCCGCCGTCACCAAGAAGCCTGCTGGGCTGGACTTCACCACCGCTGCTGCCCTGCCCCTGGCCGGCGCGTCCGCCGTCCAGGTGATTGACGCCATCCACCCGCAGCCTGGACAGACCGTGCTCGTGAACGGCGCTTCCGGTGGGGTGGGCTCCTTCGTCGTGCAGCTGCTCGCTGCCCGCGGCGTCAAAGTGGTTGCGACAGGGAAGGCGCGCGACACTGCTCGCCTGAAAGACCTGGGCGCAACCCAGGTCGTGGACCACACGGCTGGCCCGGTGGCCGACCAGGTGCGGGCCCTTTACCCGGACGGAGTGGACGCCCTCATCAACCTGCACGGCATGGACCCCTCCGCCGTGCCCTTGGGTGCCGTGCGCCAGGGCGGCAAGGTTTCCGGTGTGGCCGCCGTGCCTGACGAAGCCACCCTGAGCGCCGCTGGACTGACTGGTGGTTCCGTGATGGCCATGCCCGTCCGGGAAGTGCTGGCCCCGCTGGCTGAGCAGGCCGCTGCTGGCAAGCTCCAGGTGGTTGTTTCCGACGTGCTGCCCCTGGAGCGGGCAGCGGAGGGCCTGGGACGCCTCGCCACTGGTGGAGCGGGCGGGAAGCTCGTCGTCACCCTCTAAGACAAAGCACTGTCCTGACACTCAAGGTCTGGTGGGTTGGAACGGTCCAACCCACCAGGCTCGACTTGCCCGAAGCGCCAGGACTCCACCCGATCTCCATTCTGTCAGGAGTCCCATGAAGCAGTTTCTTCCGCCCCGTCAAGAAGCGAGAATGTCCACGCGCCTGATCCAGGTGGGCGCGCTGGTCCTCCTGGGTGCCCTGGCGTACCGTCACGCCCGCCGAAGTGCCCCGTCACTTCCAGTTGGCACCCCTGTCCCCCTCGATCCGAGAACGAAGATCCTGGACGCCTTGCTCAAAAAGGCTCCTGGTCCCTCCATTTCCGAAATCACCGCCGAGGAAATGATTCAGAGGTCGAGTGCGCAGCAGTCCGGACCGCTTTTCCGGCTGATCACCGGCTGGCCTCGTCGTGGGGTTCAGCACGAAGACCGGACGATTCCTGGACGTGCAGGGCCTATTCCCATCCGCATCTACACCCCAGAGCGCTCTTCCGGCGCAGCCAGACCGCTCGTGCTTTCCATTCACGGAGGTGGCTGGGCCCAGGGGAGCCTGGATATGGCGGACTGGATGAGCAGCACGGTCGCTGCGGACCTCGACGCGGTGGTGGTTTCCGTGGACTACCGGCTGGCGCCCGCCCATCCTTTCCCAGCGGCAGTGGAAGACTGCTTCGATGCCCTGACCTGGTGCGCAAGCAACAGCGCCTCCCTTGGGGCTTCAGACCGGCTCGGCGTCATGGGAGAGAGTGCGGGCGGGAACCTCGCTGCGGTTCTTGCTCTCCTCGCCAAGGAGCAGGGGGGTCCAACCATTCACCATCAGGCACTGATCTATCCGGCCACCGATATGGCCCACGATTCAGAGTCGCGCCGCAAGAATGTGGATCAGATCATTCTGAATGCTGCTGATCGGAAAGCGTTCGAACGGTTCTACATCCCCGAAGGCACAGACAGAACCGATTGGCGGCTCTCTCCACTCCTGGCACCGAGTCACGCAGGCCTTCCCCCCGCGTTGATTCTGATGGCTGGACACGACGCGCTGCGTGACGACGGCACCCGGTATGCGGAGGCCCTACGTGCCTCGGGCGTCCCGGTTGTGGTGCGCGACTACCCGGCGATGCCCCACGCCTTCATCAGCTTCCCGTACTTCAGTCGAGACGCGGCCCCCGCCATGCAGCAGGTGGTGACGGAGCAGCGCAAGTACCTGAAGACTGGCGTGTGAACCTGAAGTCACTGAGGGGCCAACTGCACCAGCCGGTGCAGTTGGCCCCTCTCGGCCGGTCAGCCACACCTCACGAGGAGCCCGCTTCCATTCGCCGCCGTGTTGCTGGACTCCTTCACTGTACCTAGGTTTGGGATCCTTCCGGCGTGTCTGTCGTTGTCGGTCACCCGCGCCGGATACGGAGACTACGGGTACCCCGTTCCTGAGTTCCTGCGCGCGTATGACGGCTCGCGCCTTCTGGGCATTTCCGTGCGGGAAGCGGCTCAGCTGGTCACCATGCATCCCGGAGAGGTGGTGCTCGCTGCCTCGATCAGCACTTACCGCCTGCGGGACCGCGTGCGCTTTCCCAGGGCGTACGTGCGCCGCCTCATCCAGGAAGCGGCGTAACTCCCCCCACCTGTCTGTTGAGCTTGCGCTTCGAGAAGATCCTTTCTCGGCTCAGGTTCGGGTTGAGGGGATCACTCTTCCCCACCGTCAGGCCATCTCCTGAAAAGCGCCTCGGCTCCCTTCAGTTATGCAGACTTCTGCCGTTATCAATAGACCTCTTACGAAAGTCGTGGGCTAAGGTGGCAGGGTGGAGCGAGACCGTCTGGCACGCATGCGGAAGATGAACCGCAAGCAGTTTCGTCGACGCACCGGGGCCTGCCCAGAAACCTTCGCCGAGATGGAAGAGGTGTTGACGCACCGCGAAGGACGGAAGAAGAAGTCGGGCCGTCCCGCCGCGCTCAGCGTGGCGGAACAATTGCTGAGGACACTGGAGTTCTGGCGCGAGTACCGGACCTTCGCGCACCTGGGTGACGACTGGGGCGTGCACGAAACCACGGTGGAACGCGTGGAAGCGGCCTTGATCGCAAATGCGCGGTTCCAGCTGCCCAAGAAGCGCGTGTTTCAGGAAGCGCAGCTCGTGTACAGCATCGTCGCGGTCGATGCTGCTGAAGTGGCTTGTGAACGACCCAAAAAAGCAGCGCGCTTGGTAAGCGACAAGAAAAAGCGGCACACCCTGAAATTTCAGCTGCTGATCTGCACCGTGACGCAGCGCATCCTGAGCACCGCCACGAGCGCAGGGGCGGTTCATGACCCGAAGCTGTTGCGTCCGTTAGGCGTCCGTTTTCCTGACCAAACGGTGATTCTCGGAGATGCTGGGGATCAGGGCTTGTGGAGAAGCCACACGCACGCCATCACCACCCATAAGGCGACGCTCGCGTCGCCTCTGTCTGCTGAGCAGCGCCAGGAGAACCGTGTGCTGGCCTATACCCGGCAGGCCACACCGCATGTGATTCGTCGCATGAAGATCTTCCGCATATTGAAGGGCGTGTGCCGACATCGGTGTCGGGTTGCGCTCCGGGTTCAGCTCATCGCGGCGCTATGCAATCTCACCCGAGCCTGCGCATCATGACTTTCGCAAGAGGCCTAATCAGGCGTGTTGAAAGACGAGCCACGACGTTCATCGCAGCGCCGTACGGGAACTATCCGGGTCAAACCCATGCGCGAAGGTAAAGGCATATGGAGTGGGACCGTGGGCGTGAAGGTGAGCAAGCCGCTCCCGGGCATCTTCTACGGTAGGCGTACTGTTCGCAGGCACCCACCACAAGGCGAGGTGGGGGGAGGCATAGCGCTGAAACCACTCACGCCGCCGTTTCAGAAAGTCCAAATGCAAGCCCGAATAGGAAAAGGCCCGGAGGGCGCTGAGCCCCTCCCAGACGCTGAGATTGACGATCAGCAACGGGTCGGTGTCGAAAACCACCTCGGTGGCATTCCCCGCATCGTCTTTCAATCGCCAGACGAACCCAGGAGCAGCGTCCGCCAGTCCATTTACCGGGTCTAGTCCCGCTTTAAACTCAGCGATTTCAGGGGCATCCAATGGGAAGTGAAGCTTGGCAACGTTAACCTGCGCGAGATGCATGGGATAGGCCTCCTTCTCGTAGAGCTTGTGTCACTCCCCTATCAGTCTCCTTGTTCTCCATGCTTGCGTCGATCGGATCTACCGATGGCCTTGCCCTTTGTCCTGTCTTTTCCGATTGGACTGGACGCCGCGTTCTTTATAGTGGGGTTATGAATCCTCGCCTGACCCTGGCTCAGCTCCGCATGTTTGTGGCGACAGCTGAGACTGGCGGGTTTGGAGCGGCCGCCGCTGAGCTGAACATGTCGCAAAGCACCATCAGCGAAGCGGTAAAGGGGCTAGAACGCACCCTCGGCACTCCTGTCTTTCGCCGTACGCCAAGTGGTATTCAGTTGACAGATGCGGGCGACGTTGCCCTGAGCTACGCGCGGACGGCCCTGGGAGCAGCGGACGACCTCGAGCGCGCCGTCAAGGATATGGCCGCCCTGCAGCTGACGGGAACGCTCAGCGTCGCCACATACCGGAGCTTGGGCATCCACCTGCTGGCCCCCATCCTGAGCTTCCTGCGTTCTGCTCATCCCCTACTCGAAGTCAGAGTCGTGGACGCCGAGTTGGACGGTGAGAGCGGGCAGCGCTTCATTCGGGAAGGTCAGGTGGATGTGGGATTGATTCAGCTGACCGAGTCGAACGATTTGCTGACCTGGCCCCTCCTCGACGATGAGTACTGGGCCGTCTTTCCCATCCAGCGTGGCAAGCGTCATATGCAGTGGTCGGAGCTGCGCGAACAGCCCCTGCTCCTGCCCCCCAATTCCAATTGCTACACCGCTCTTCGGGCGCATCTCTCGGCACACCTGGGCCAGAAGTACAGCACCCTAGAAGTCGCGGATGACGACGTCATCTTCTCCATGGTGGAACACGGGCTGGGCCTGACCGTGATGCCCCGCCTGGCCACCCTTCCCCTGCGGAGCGGACTGGTGGCCCTGCCACTTCCCAATCCGCTGTACCGCTCTATCGGCGTAGCCGTCAAGCCCGGCCGAGCAGGCTTGCCTCATATTCGGGCGTTTCTCAAAGCCATGCAGGCACACAAGGCTGCGGCCACCATGCCCACCCCTCTCCAGCTCAAATCGTCCTGAAGAGGGATGTTTAAAGTTGATCGTGGAGTCATTGCGAATTTCGCAGTTGGCTTTATTCTTGATCTCGGCATAAATCGGTATGAATCACGGTGGGACGTTCCGTGTGCTGGCCACGTTCCTCATGACTCAAGACGGGCAGAACCAGTGCGAACTTACGCCGCGATGAATAGACCTCTTGCGAAAGTCATGATTGGCAGGCCTGGGTGCGGTTGCACAGCACCGCGATGAGCTGAACTCGAAGGGCAAAGCGACGCCGCCTATGTCGGTACACGCCCTTCAACACAGGGAAGATCTTCATGCGACGGATCACATGTAGGGTGCCCTGCCGGGTATGCGCCAGGACACGGTTCTCCTGGCGCTGCTCCGTGGATAGAGGCGACGCGAGCGTCGCCTTGTGGGTGGTGATGGCGTGCCTGTGGCTTCTCCACAAACCCTGATACCCCGCGTCTCCAATGAGCGCCGTTTGGTGAGGAAAACGGACGCCTGACTGACCCAACAGCTTCAGGTCATGAACCCTACCAGCGCTCGTGGTGGTGCTGAGGATGCGTTGTGTCACGGTGCAGATCAGCAACTGAAACTTCAGGGTGTGGCGCTTTTTCTTCCCGCTGTACCAAGCGTGCTGCTTTTTTTGGACCGTTCACAGGGCACTTCGGAGGCATCAACCGCGGGCGATGCTGTACACGGGCTGCGCCTCCTGAAGCACGCGTTTCTTGGGCATCTGGAACCGCGCACTTTCGATCAGCGCCGCTTCTACGCGTTCCACTGTGCGGTGCACGCCATGCTCATGCACGCCCCAGTCGTCACCCAAGTGCGCGAAGGTCCGGTACTCGCGCCAGAACTCCAGCGTGACTGAGCAGTTGTTCCGCCACGCTGAGCGCGGCGGGGCGGCCAGACTTCTTTTTCCGTCCTTCGCGTCGCCTCAGCACCTCTTCCGTCTCGGCAAAGGCCTCCGGGTAGACCCCGGTGCGTCGACGAAATGGCTTGCGATTCATCCTTAGCGTACGTGTCAGACGGTCTCGCTCCACGCTGCCACCTTAGCCCACGACTTTCGCAAGAGGTCTATTGATACCGGCTGAAGTTGCGGACGTTAGAATGGGTGGATGACGGACCGTTGGCTGCCCTCTCGCCTGACGCGAGCTCAACTTGAAGAACGTCGACTGCACTTCCTCAAGCTGCTCGAAACTGGGCAATACAGCAGCAAGGAACTCGCGGAGCTTCTGGGTGTCTCCATGAGTACTCTGCGCACCTGGAGGCACCTCCTGCGGCACCAGGGTCCAGGTGCACTGCAGGCCACCATCACCACGGGGAGAGTGCCAGCACTCTCCGGAGAGCAGCGAGAGACCCTGAAGCGACTGCTCAACGAAGGCGCACAGGTGCATGGCTTCCCCGACGCGAGCTGGACGACCCCGCGCGTCCGGGAGGTCATCGGTCGTCACTTCGACATCTGGCATCATCGCGACCACGTGCGGAGAATCCTGCACCAGTTGGGCTTCTCCCGCCAGAAGCCCGATCAACGCGCGCTGGAACAGAATCCCGAAGCGGTGGCCACCTGGATTCAGACCGTCCTGCCCGAGATCAAAAAAAAGTAACGGCGGGAGCGACCCTGGTCTTCCTGGATGAGGTGGGGTTCAGCCTGAAAGGCACGGTGAAGCACACCTGGGCGCTGCGCGGCCACACGCCCGTGGTGTATGGCAAAGCCAGCTGGGACAAGGTGTCGACTATCGGTGCACTCACCACTGCCGGCCAGTTCCTGCAACACACGCAACACGGCGCGTTCAAGAGTCCGGACGTGATTCGCTTCCTGCAGCACGTGTTGACGCACGTTCCAGGAGAGGTCGTGGTCGTCCTCGACAACGCCGGCATCCACAAATCGAAGGCCGTCACGGCCTTCGCGACAGGTGAAGCACGGCTGTCTCTGCAATATCTCCCGCCGTACGCTCCGGAACTCAATCCCATTGAACTGGTGTGGGCCTATGTCAAGCGCAACGTCCTGGGGAACTTCTGTGCACGGACACTGAAGGAATTGAAGGCGCGCCTCAAGGTTGGATGGGCGCGCGTCCGGTATGTCCGACTCCCTGCTCGCCTCCTCCACAGCTACCTTCCGTCCTAAACTTCAGCCGAGATCAATAATAGAGCCGAAGAAGTGGGAGGAGATTCGTCTCCTCCCACTTCCTAAACATTTGTCGTCTCTAAATTTTGCTGACGCCGAGGAGCCTTTGAGAAATGCTCTTGAGGACAAGGAACACAGAGACAAACAGCGAGAGCATATAGGGCACGGCCACGAGTGTGCTTTTCAAAAGGTACGAGGGGAAGTAAAGAAAGGCCCCAACGGTCATGCAGGTGCAGATGATGATGCAGGGGGGAAGAAGCTTGTTGAAGCGAACGAGGGCATAAGCGCCGTAAAGACCCGCGATGAGTGCAATCACGAACCAGACCAGAAGTACAGCCACCATGCCGTCATACCCGAGGGAGAGCGTCGGAATCGGCACCTTACATCTCCCCGCCGAGGCCCACGATCACCGTCATGGTGGTGTTGCTGCGGACCTTGGCGACCCGGCTGATGGACTGCGTGTTCTTGG from the Deinococcus hopiensis KR-140 genome contains:
- a CDS encoding DoxX family protein encodes the protein MHIALWVLQALLALVFLGAGLNKLARPKPAVVPPAMGWINDFDANSIRLIGLAEVLGGLGLLLPAALGILPWLTPIAALALAVLMLGAANVHVKRREAAAPTLVLAILALLVFIGRFWIAPFSS
- a CDS encoding VOC family protein codes for the protein MILPATIPYLQLSADRIGANPPHHTLPGTVRLSTVTLQINNLDASVDYYTRVIGLTLHEQSEVDGQRRARLGTPDGEIFLELREKPGVKYAPHRGRLGIYHFALLLPTRDDLARFVRNALDLGVHVGSGDHHYSEATYLKDPDGISIEVYRDRPREDWQVTEGGEIVGRGDPLDLEALKISAGDSPWTGLPNGTTIGHMHFYIGDIAEGERFYHAGLGFPKVTWSFIAPSGLFVGAGGYHHHIGLNTWAAGSPPSGENDARLLTWDLILPDQTTLEQTVQSLQTEGFEVTATPEGPVANDPWGITVRLRTA
- a CDS encoding VOC family protein: MTTNSTAIPSDKAQKLTGQEFATFGAVHLDVTNLQRSVEFWRSYIGLQVRSATADSAELGTASTTLVVLHATAKTPFKNGYSGIYHLAIHPSNEVEFARVLARLITKRYPISPTDHTMSKALYMEDPDGITVEVTLETPERMARLEFGPRGPVAIDTDGTVRAASAALDVEAVLKALPDHDLTQPLADGTKVGHVHLYVSDVEAAHRFYKGLGFLDNMYLPQYGMADLGAGGAFGHRIAVNAGQTRGRPQAPIGTAGLRYYTIRFDTQERLKAALQTVPSAQEQADGFLIADPAGNKVLLTA
- a CDS encoding DoxX family protein, which translates into the protein MTTINSQASTPVRSSKALNITLWVLQVLLAAAFLMTGLMKLAMPLTQVAQSLPWVNDVPAALVRFIGLAEFAGALGLILPAATRIRPNLTPLAALGLVAVLVLAAAFHVSRGEAMMVPMNLILAALAGVVAWGRTRKAPIQSR
- a CDS encoding VOC family protein — translated: MTQSVQQPARVTPIDPKLTLGEVALTVRQMDRTVQFYTQVLGLTLLARDAARAVLGTADGHPLVTLRHAPGAPLPPVNATGLYHLAIAFPTRPDLARWLQHASALGLQLGQSDHLTHEAFYFDDPEGNGIEIYVDWPQEQWPFKDGKFTADAAVRKGIDIQDLLGTLAPEGAGWTGAPIGTRMGHVHLKMSDPRATRAFYEAVMGFDIGFDDMGAVFAGAGGYHHHVGNNTWHSQGGRKPLQGAQGLHHYTIELSSEAELAAVTGRLNAAGIAVREEAAGHVTHDPSGNRVLLRAAPSTAESALAALTSS
- a CDS encoding NADP-dependent oxidoreductase, whose protein sequence is MSRLTFALLVAAAAGAALFLNRRRAAADSPSTAPATPVPAEAPSTASATPVPATVTPSPVTQKKQTMRALNVPAAGEQPQLSDVPTPVPTEGTVLIRVKAAGLNPIDNAVAAGMLAHWGLPYQYPTVIGRDAAGVVEAVGEGVDHVKVGDEVLGHVLLAPPISAGTLAEYALLPAAAVTKKPAGLDFTTAAALPLAGASAVQVIDAIHPQPGQTVLVNGASGGVGSFVVQLLAARGVKVVATGKARDTARLKDLGATQVVDHTAGPVADQVRALYPDGVDALINLHGMDPSAVPLGAVRQGGKVSGVAAVPDEATLSAAGLTGGSVMAMPVREVLAPLAEQAAAGKLQVVVSDVLPLERAAEGLGRLATGGAGGKLVVTL